The following coding sequences lie in one Vibrio sp. BS-M-Sm-2 genomic window:
- a CDS encoding glutathione S-transferase family protein, producing the protein MIKLVSFKNCPFVQRVMGALVMKNVPFEIEYIELNNKPQWLLDISPNGQVPVLITENDTVIFESDAIVEYLDDKYAPIEEVSAEQKALDRAWSYQASKHYMPQCGTMGSKDKETFETRLAILQKSFQKAENKLGDSVFFKGDYISNVDIAWLPLLHRASVIKEGSGFDMLEGFPKVQKWQAALIESGLTDKTVPADFIEKFSGFYLTNNYLASLTEVC; encoded by the coding sequence ATGATTAAACTTGTTAGCTTTAAAAACTGCCCATTCGTTCAACGTGTAATGGGTGCTTTAGTAATGAAAAATGTCCCATTTGAAATTGAATACATTGAGCTAAATAATAAACCTCAATGGCTCCTAGATATTTCGCCAAACGGACAAGTGCCAGTATTGATTACAGAAAATGACACAGTTATTTTTGAATCAGATGCAATTGTTGAATACTTAGATGATAAGTATGCGCCAATAGAAGAGGTGTCTGCCGAGCAAAAAGCACTAGATCGCGCTTGGTCTTATCAGGCAAGCAAACATTACATGCCACAATGCGGAACGATGGGTAGTAAAGATAAAGAAACCTTTGAGACGCGTTTAGCGATTCTTCAAAAATCCTTCCAAAAAGCCGAGAATAAATTGGGTGATAGCGTCTTCTTTAAAGGCGATTACATCTCTAACGTCGACATCGCTTGGCTACCACTGTTACACCGAGCATCAGTAATCAAAGAGGGCTCAGGTTTTGACATGCTTGAAGGCTTCCCGAAAGTACAGAAGTGGCAAGCGGCGCTGATTGAATCTGGCTTGACCGATAAAACTGTTCCTGCGGACTTTATTGAGAAGTTCAGTGGCTTCTATTTAACGAATAACTATTTGGCTAGTCTTACAGAAGTTTGTTAA
- a CDS encoding LysE/ArgO family amino acid transporter, producing MTTYFAGFSLGLSLILAIGSQNAFVLKQGLKNQHVLAVCAVCAISDALLISFGVTGFGAIVKQFPQIEQLARYGGAIFLGVYSFLSFRSAFTENHALEATTETKDSLTKAIAMCLAFTWLNPHVYLDTVVLLGSISTQYQPNQMLFGAGAVSASFVFFFSLGYGARFLAPMFKNPRAWKVLEFVVGMIMASIAISLIV from the coding sequence ATGACGACTTATTTTGCTGGTTTTTCCCTTGGGCTTTCGCTGATTCTTGCAATCGGTTCTCAAAATGCATTTGTTTTAAAGCAAGGGCTTAAGAATCAACACGTATTGGCAGTTTGTGCTGTATGTGCCATTTCTGATGCCTTACTAATTAGCTTCGGCGTTACAGGCTTTGGCGCAATCGTTAAACAGTTCCCACAAATTGAGCAGCTCGCTCGTTATGGCGGCGCTATCTTTTTGGGTGTCTACTCATTCTTAAGCTTCCGCTCTGCATTTACCGAAAACCACGCCTTAGAAGCCACTACTGAAACCAAAGACTCGTTAACCAAAGCGATTGCGATGTGTTTGGCGTTTACTTGGCTTAATCCGCATGTGTATTTGGATACTGTGGTATTGCTGGGTTCTATCTCAACGCAATATCAACCTAATCAAATGTTGTTTGGCGCTGGTGCAGTATCGGCGTCGTTTGTGTTCTTCTTTTCACTTGGATATGGCGCACGTTTCTTGGCTCCAATGTTTAAGAACCCGAGAGCGTGGAAGGTGTTGGAATTTGTCGTTGGCATGATCATGGCGTCTATTGCAATATCTTTGATCGTTTAG
- a CDS encoding sphingomyelin phosphodiesterase → MIKKLCSTLILWAIASQALATSLYYINRTDKPILINFSIDSSTPVSNGYQYRLTTNNLVIWPYQKAKVADFNRYYGLVNGATYDYFLTISRLTNEGTWARKPQEPVSQLRLVGHGSGSTLSYGYKDQGMVTDYNPYILHRYNQDGYHSEFGVKAIYTSGFDDVEFVVSEHTINDFDQAPNTLNVGSYNLWMLPGVSSNITSRASVLDHTLSGYDVLTLQEAFSSDREILFNALAEEYAFRTEVVGGGTSAMYDGGVVTFSRHPIIETDSIVFEHCSGTDCYADKGVVYTKIDKDGQIYHIFNTHLASFNTPAAKRLRRLQLGLMRTFMLTKGIPSNEAVIYAGDFNIDKNSDFVEYLLMLATLDVDPPEFRGYTNATFDPTINPYAAYKYSGGADVEYLDYVFVSRMHRRATSNTNTVKLHQRLNSDTWGSWHLSDHFAVNGNFKFSSHDD, encoded by the coding sequence ATGATCAAAAAGCTGTGTTCAACACTGATACTTTGGGCAATAGCCAGCCAAGCACTCGCAACATCACTTTACTATATAAACCGTACCGACAAACCCATATTAATAAACTTTTCTATAGATTCCAGTACGCCCGTAAGTAACGGTTACCAATATAGGCTTACTACAAATAACTTAGTTATTTGGCCTTATCAAAAAGCCAAAGTAGCTGATTTTAATCGATACTATGGGCTTGTTAATGGCGCAACCTATGACTACTTCCTAACAATTTCACGATTAACAAACGAAGGTACTTGGGCACGTAAGCCACAAGAACCTGTAAGTCAACTTAGGTTGGTTGGTCACGGTTCAGGCTCAACGTTGTCTTATGGGTACAAAGATCAAGGGATGGTGACCGACTACAACCCATATATTCTTCATCGATATAACCAAGATGGATATCACTCTGAGTTCGGTGTTAAGGCTATATACACGTCAGGCTTTGACGACGTTGAATTTGTAGTCTCAGAACATACGATCAATGATTTTGATCAAGCCCCAAATACCTTGAACGTTGGCTCATATAACCTATGGATGCTCCCCGGCGTATCATCAAACATTACAAGTCGTGCAAGTGTCTTGGACCACACTCTCTCTGGATATGACGTACTCACACTTCAAGAAGCTTTTTCTTCAGACCGAGAGATCCTATTCAACGCTCTAGCAGAGGAATATGCATTTAGAACAGAGGTGGTAGGAGGTGGCACTAGTGCGATGTACGACGGAGGCGTGGTCACTTTTAGTCGCCATCCAATTATTGAAACCGACAGTATAGTTTTTGAACACTGCTCTGGGACGGATTGTTACGCAGATAAAGGCGTCGTCTATACCAAAATCGACAAAGATGGTCAGATATATCATATATTTAACACGCACCTAGCATCATTCAATACGCCTGCTGCCAAAAGACTAAGACGCTTGCAGCTAGGGCTGATGCGAACCTTTATGCTGACTAAAGGCATACCTTCCAACGAAGCAGTTATCTATGCTGGAGACTTCAATATCGATAAAAATAGCGACTTCGTGGAATACCTGCTAATGCTAGCTACGTTGGATGTTGATCCTCCAGAATTCAGAGGCTACACCAATGCAACCTTTGACCCGACGATTAACCCGTATGCCGCTTATAAATATTCAGGTGGCGCTGACGTAGAGTATCTGGATTACGTTTTTGTTAGCAGAATGCATAGACGAGCAACAAGTAATACTAATACGGTCAAGCTTCATCAAAGGTTGAACTCTGACACTTGGGGAAGTTGGCACCTTTCAGACCATTTTGCCGTCAACGGAAACTTTAAATTTAGCTCTC